A single region of the Marmota flaviventris isolate mMarFla1 chromosome 10, mMarFla1.hap1, whole genome shotgun sequence genome encodes:
- the LOC114079523 gene encoding vomeronasal type-1 receptor 45-like, whose amino-acid sequence MKQHSTFSAIRNAFYPQPGIGISANTFLLCLNIAAVLVGNKPRLTDLPITHLALTHIFMLLTMDLLISRDIWETQDIPVDLKCKVLVFLHKVMRGLSICTTCVLSVLQAITISLHDSCNQLLCTVATTNKTGLLFVTDCCSFITIYRDIFLTLMALSDVFFVSLMVLSSGYMIILLYTHKQRPMTLHSSGFSPKTSPQQRATHTILQLISCFSILYCADFFISLFIGMTWTNNPILVCLHMLVDNGYGSVSPLVLIGADTQIIKVMQTKCRNKDQFLTKLI is encoded by the exons ATGAAACAACATTCCACATTCAGTGCCATAAGAAATGCCTTTTATCCCCAACCTGGcattggaatctcagcaaacacCTTTCTGCTATGTCTGAACATTGCTGCTGTCCTCGTGGGCAACAAGCCCAGGCTCACGGACCTCCCCATCACCCACTTGGCTCTGACACACATCTTCATGCTCCTCACCATGGACCTTCTGATATCTAGAGACATTTGGGAAACACAAGACATTCCAGTTGACCTCAAATGCAAAGTGCTTGTCTTCCTGCACAAAGTCATGAGGGGACTCTCCATCTGCACCACCTGTGTCCTGAGTGTGCTTCAGGCCATCACCATCAGTCTCCATGACTCCTG CAACCAGCTTCTGTGTACTGTGGCCACAACCAATAAAACTGGTCTTCTGTTTGTCACTGACTGCTGTTCCTTTATAACAATTTACAGGGATATCTTTCTCACCTTGATGGCACTCAGTGATGTCTTCTTTGTGAGCCTCATGGTTCTCTCCAGTGGATACATGATCATTCTTTTGTACACACATAAACAGCGGCCCATGACTCTTCATAGTTCTGGGTTCTCCCCAAAGACCTCCCCACAACAAAGGGCTACTCACACCATTCTGCAGCTCATCAGTTGCTTTTCCATTCTGTACTGTGcagatttctttatttcattattcatAGGCATGACATGGACCAATAACCCCATCCTGGTGTGTCTCCACATGCTTGTGGACAATGGCTATGGCTCAGTCAGTCCTTTGGTGCTGATCGGTGCTGACActcaaataataaaagtaatgcaAACCAAATGCCGGAACAAAGATCAGTTTCTGACAAAACTGATCTAA